Proteins encoded within one genomic window of Vidua macroura isolate BioBank_ID:100142 chromosome 2, ASM2450914v1, whole genome shotgun sequence:
- the MLNR gene encoding motilin receptor has protein sequence MRRGGGGNGSEGEPEWPWPWPPCDERLCLALPMWVLVPITAVCLGLFVVGVAGNVLTVLVIRSYRDMKTTTNLYLGSMAVSDLLILMGLPFDLYRLWRSRPWIFGQLLCRLSHYLSEGCTYCTILHITALTVERYLAICFPLKAKVVVTKRRVKATIGVLWAFALLSASPFFFLVGVEQPDNHTDFSRECKPTPQALQSGLLATMFWVTTCYFVLPVTCLGVLYGFIGRELWRSNTRLRGSSSLLREKGHRQTIRILAVVVLAFVICWLPFHIGRIIFINTRDMRTMLFSQYFNIFALQLFYLSASINPVLYNLVSKKYRAAACKLLLPRRAAERAFTVTKDAGGYTETSASTRNEYTTSF, from the exons atgcggcgcggcggcggcgggaacGGCAGCGAGGGCGAGCCCGAGTGGCCGTGGCCGTGGCCGCCCTGCGACGAGCGGCTGTGCCTGGCGCTGCCCATGTGGGTGCTCGTTCCCATCACGGCCGTCTGCCTGGGGCTCTTCGTGGTCGGCGTGGCGGGCAACGTCCTCACGGTGCTGGTGATTCGCAGCTACCGAGACATGAAGACCACCACCAACCTCTATCTGGGCAGCATGGCCGTCTCGGACCTGCTCATCCTCATGGGGCTGCCCTTCGACCTCTACCGCCTCTGGCGCTCCCGACCCTGGATCTTCGGGCAGCTGTTGTGCCGCCTCTCGCACTACCTCAGCGAGGGCTGCACCTACTGCACCATCCTCCACATCACCGCCCTCACCGTGGAGCGCTACCTCGCCATCTGCTTCCCCCTCAAGGCCAAGGTGGTCGTCACCAAGCGCCGGGTGAAAGCCACCATCGGCGTCCTTTGGGCCTTTGCCTTGCTCTCCGCCAGCCCCTTCTTCTTCCTGGTCGGCGTGGAGCAGCCCGACAACCACACTGACTTCAGCCGCGAGTGCAAGCCCACCCCGCAGGCGCTGCAGTCCGGCCTGCTGGCCACCATGTTCTGGGTCACCACCTGCTACTTCGTGCTCCCCGTCACCTGCCTCGGCGTCCTCTACGGCTTCATTGGCCGCGAGCTGTGGCGGAGCAACACCCGCCTGCGGGGCTCCAGCTCGCTCCTCCGGGAGAAGGGGCACCGCCAGACAATCAGGATCTTGG CTGTGGTGGTTCTGGCCTTTGTAATTTGCTGGTTGCCTTTCCACATTGGCAGGATCATATTTATAAACACCCGGGACATGAGGACGATGCTGTTCTCCCAGTACTTTAATATATTCGCCCTGCAGCTTTTCTACCTGAGCGCATCCATCAACCCTGTCCTCTACAACCTCGTTTCGAAGAAGTACAGGGCAGCAGCctgcaagctgctgctgccacgcCGAGCTGCAGAAAGGGCTTTCACGGTAACAAAAGACGCTGGGGGCTACACAGAGACCAGCGCCAGCACAAGGAATGAGTACACCACCAGCTTCTGA